A part of Zonotrichia leucophrys gambelii isolate GWCS_2022_RI chromosome 7, RI_Zleu_2.0, whole genome shotgun sequence genomic DNA contains:
- the MAP2 gene encoding microtubule-associated protein 2 isoform X2 yields MAEDRKDEAKAPHWTSGQLTEASSHPHSPEMKDQGGASAGLVRSANGFPYREEEELRLGSHEQPGTYAQTKENGINGELSSGSRETAEEVSARIVQVVTAEAVAVLKGEQEKEAQHKDQPGSLPLAVEESANLPPSPPPSPASEQTGVLEEDLLAATKMEFRVQEGTCPFAAEPLDTKQRESGKDSKTVEQPKYDALVPQSAKTETTDEKDSESKDKVLSPPSEWMLKTDSQMKGEASFAEPAAKPPAPQEQEHLSSQLPEVSRAEERTAGVPSSTNQVMGIKFEDNLKDIQGGAISYGESSLLLPEPKAEAAKSELPSGPSPALPQELSLKDSFKTHQEPTDQLFAKDLSKDEQIHRDRTLSLQEVSAVTVDGLKTPSTPKIPPWGEEKDLTKDESDEEERYDFYDKGEAQLLDERKMTTKSEVKTPPPDKTDIEKDGEAKKLPDTLKAEKETDQSGLSAADVKKEVQQSTQVPPAKLSHELSHEKTAEHPDTAQLSRVTEKAPEAPGLTTEKTPTLEASQEKDVKKDTEEDKASLAAPHQMKEEEDQSGMSKYFETSALKEEAFKADGLKQSSDYYELSDTKESKYEPYQRGPLIPEDEEEEEEEELNQQQNVHAREMGYSTLAQSYTPDTSEEPSSPTERMFTIDPKVYGDKRELHSKNKDDLTLSRSLGLGGRSAIEQRSMSINLPMSCLDSIALGFSFGRAHDLSPLASDILTNTSGSMDEGDDYLPATTPAVEKAPCFPIESREEDEHTEEEKVTVEEKVQPETLAEPSFQAKDYYKNGAVLAPDLPEMLDLAGTRSRLASVSADAEVAQKKPVPADTVVEDSSTTLPPVTNENHVILKAESQLEDLGYCVFNKYTVPLPSPVQDSENLTSETCPFYEGTDEKLRRGLAPDLSLIEVKLAAAEKSKEDFLSERDLGQHGESTLVRNFEEEKKEKLDTVLEKSEDQVDSKEVCPIKGAEPEKTRAEAVLERKEESVASKVHLPADTMYDRISSSEIAIEKDSICLLLEKEKTLSVVHEIAEIADIELEPPIKPDYNAIKHDMEVAARRADQEYQSKLDTKISEVVSLPSGKDKTSLKKAEPEPKDAQQKEETIFSREAKDADVLSKTEPSYAKDSTKLSEIEIKEKVTKPDLVHQEAVDKEESYESSGEHDQAQESLNGESVKPEDVKAEQPKPPVSGEEMPTQLPAKGASVEPLLPKAEPLQEEPAEIQMESIPQLIEGAEETLDRAVKPTETQKLLPCELAAGALKEEEYEEEEVEAGQEAKEEDKQHLASEMPPEFGEPAAEEMGAKGSPEALPELKGIIESVVTVEDDFITVVQTTVDEGESASHSVRFAATQQEDIETGDSQAEEELDVEEVEIEPKEGSREAPASPQREEILLTNYKTETCDDYKDETTIDDSIMDTDSLWADTQDDDRSIMTEQLETVPKEEKAERELRRSSLDKHKKEKPFKTGRGRISTPERKIAKKEPSTLSRDEVRRKKAVYKKAELAKKTEVQGHSPSRKIILKPAIKYTRPTHLSCVKRKQTAGGETNQAPAVFKQAKEKLSDGVSKSPEKRSSLPRPSSILPPRRGVSGDRDREENSLSLTSSLSSSVRRTTRSEPIRSRTGKSGTSTPTTPGSTAITPGTPPSYASRTPGTPGTPSYSRTPHTPGTPKSAILVPTEKKVAIIRTPPKSPATPKQLRVINQPLPDLKNVRSKIGSTDNIKYQPKGGQVRILNKKIDFSDIQSRCGSRDNIKHSAGGGNVQIVTKKIDLSHVTSKCGSLKNIHHKPGGGRVKIESVKLDFKEKAQAKVGSLENAHHVPGGGNVKIDSQKLNFREHAKARVDHGAEIITQSPGRSSMASPRRLSNVSSSGSINLLESPQLATLAEDVTAALAKQGL; encoded by the exons ATTTACTTGCAGCCACGAAGATGGAATTCCGTGTCCAGGAGGGCACATGCCCTTTTGCAGCAGAACCATTAGACACAAAGCAACGTGAATCTGGGAAGGACAGTAAGACTGTTGAGCAGCCTAAATATGATGCCTTAGTTCCACAGTCAGCAAAAACAGAGACTACAGATGAAAAGGATTCAGAGAGCAAAGACAAAGTGCTTTCACCTCCATCAGAATGGATGTTGAAAACTGATTCACAGATGAAAGGGGAAGCCAGTTTTGCAGAACCTGCTGCTAAGCCTCCTGCTCCTCAAGAACAAGAGCACTTGTCATCTCAGCTGCCTGAAGTGAGCAGGGCGGAAGAAAGGACTGCAGGTGTGCCCTCATCAACCAACCAAGTTATGGGAATCAAATTTGAAGACAACCTCAAAGATATCCAGGGTGGTGCCATCAGCTATGGGGAAAGTTCTCTATTGCTACCAGAACCCAAGGCAGAAGCAGCCAAAAGTGAACTTCCTTCAGGCccatctcctgctctcccccagGAGCTTTCACTCAAAGACAGTTTCAAAACACATCAGGAACCTACTGACCAACTGTTTGCCAAAGATCTCAGTAAAGATGAACAGATCCACAGAGACAGGACATTATCTCTCCAGGAAGTCTCAGCAGTAACTGTAGATGGATTGAAAACTCcaagcaccccaaaaatccctccatggggagaggaaaaggactTGACTAAGGATGAGAGTGATGAGGAAGAAAGGTACGACTTCTATGATAAAGGGGAGGCTCAGCTATTAGATGAGCGTAAAATGACCACAAAATCAGAAGTTAAGACACCTCCCCCAGACAAAACAGACATTGAAAAGGATGGTGAAGCTAAAAAATTACCTGATACtctcaaagcagaaaaagaaacagaccaaagtgggctctcagcagcagaTGTGAAAAAGGAGGTGCAGCAAAGCACACAGGTACCCCCAGCTAAGTTAAGCCATGAACTGAGTCATGAGAAAACAGCAGAGCACCCTGATACCGCTCAGTTATCCAGAGTAACAGAGAAAGCCCCTGAGGCACCAGGTTTAACCACTGAGAAGACTCCTACTCTAGAAGCTTCTCAAGAGAAAGATGTTAAAAAAGATACTGAGGAGGATAAGGCAAGTCTTGCTGCTCCTCATCAAatgaaggaagaggaggatcaGTCAGGAATGTCAAAGTATTTTGAAACCTCTGCTCTGAAAGAGGAAGCCTTCAAAGCAGATGGTCTGAAACAAAGCAGTGATTACTATGAGCTAAGTGACACTAAAGAGAGTAAATATGAGCCTTATCAGAGAGGTCCTCTAATACCTgaagatgaagaggaggaggaagaggaagaattaAATCAGCAGCAGAATGTGCATGCTCGTGAAATGGGGTACAGTACCCTGGCTCAGAGCTATACACCAGACACATCTGAAGAACCCAGTTCTCCAACAGAAAGAATGTTCACTATTGACCCCAAAGTCTATGGGGATAAGAGAGAACTtcacagtaaaaataaagatgaCCTAACTCTGAGCAGGAGCTTGGGACTTGGGGGAAGATCTGCCATTGAACAGAGAAGTATGTCTATTAACTTGCCCATGTCCTGTCTGGATTCAATAGCCCTAGGATTTAGTTTTGGTCGTGCACACGATCTTTCTCCCCTCGCTTCAGATATTCTAACTAACACTAGTGGAAGTATGGATGAAGGTGATGACTACTTGCCAGCAACCACACCAGCAGTGGAGAAGGCCCCCTGCTTCCCCATTGAAAGTAGAGAGGAGGATGAGcacacagaagaagaaaaagtgacGGTagaagaaaaagtccagcctgAGACCTTGGCTGAACCATCTTTCCAGGCCAAAGATTACTACAAAAATGGGGCTGTCCTGGCTCCTGACCTGCCTGAAATGTTAGACTTGGCAGGGACAAGATCTAGATTAGCCTCTGTGAGTGCAGATGCTGAGGTGGCACAGAAGAAGCCAGTTCCTGCTGACACTGTTGTGGAAGACAGCAGCACAACCCTGCCACCTGTGACAAATGAAAACCATGTAATTCTGAAAGCTGAAAGCCAGCTGGAAGACTTGGGCTACTGTGTTTTCAATAAGTACACAGTACCACTCCCCTCCCCAGTTCAGGACAGTGAGAATTTAACAAGTGAAACCTGTCCCTTCTACGAAGGCACAGACGAAAAACTGAGACGTGGCCTTGCTCCTGACTTGTCTTTAATAGAAGTgaagctggcagctgctgaaaaatcaaaagaagACTTCCTCAGTGAAAGAGATTTAGGTCAGCATGGTGAGTCCACTCTGGTGAGGAACtttgaagaggagaaaaaagagaaactggATACTGTGCTAGAAAAAAGTGAAGATCAAGTTGACTCTAAAGAGGTCTGTCCCATTAAAGGAGCAGAACCAGAGAAGACAAGAGCTGAGGCAGTgttagaaaggaaagaagaaagtgtGGCTAGTAAAGTTCATTTACCTGCTGACACAATGTATGACAGAATTTCTTCTTCAGAGATAGCAATAGAAAAGGATTCTATTTGTTTGTTGTTGGAGAAGGAGAAGACTCTTAGTGTTGTTCATGAAATAGCTGAGATAGCTGATATAGAACTAGAGCCTCCAATTAAACCAGATTACAATGCTATTAAGCATGATATGGAGGTAGCTGCAAGGAGAGCTGACCAAGAATATCAGAGTAAGTTAGACACTAAGATCAGTGAGGTTGTTTCTCTTCCATCAGGGAAGGACAAAACCTCTCTTAAAAAAGCGGAGCCTGAACCCAAAGACGCTCAGCAGAAAGAAGAGACCATCTTCTCCAGAGAAGCAAAGGATGCAGATGTACTTTCCAAGACTGAGCCTAGTTATGCAAAGGACAGCACCAAACTGtcagaaatagaaattaaagaaaaagtaacTAAGCCGGATCTGGTACATCAAGAGGCAGTTGATAAGGAGGAATCTTATGAATCTAGTGGAGAGCATGATCAAGCCCAAGAAAGTTTAAATGGAGAATCTGTGAAACCAGAGGATGTCAAAGCAGAACAACCAAAACCTCCCGTGTCTGGGGAAGAGATGCCTACACAGCTACCAGCTAAGGGGGCTTCTGTGGAGCCCCTCTTGCCAAAAGCTGAGCCTCTCCAGGAGGAGCCTGCTGAGATTCAGATGGAGAGCATACCACAACTCATAGAAGGAGCTGAAGAGACTCTTGATAGAGCTGTGAAACCTACAGAAACCCaaaagctgctgccatgtgaactggcagctggagctctgaaagaggaagaatatgaggaagaagaggtggaAGCAGGGcaagaagcaaaagaagaggATAAACAGCATCTTGCATCAGAAATGCCCCCAGAGTTTGGTGAGcctgctgcagaggaaatgGGAGCCAAGGGTAGCCCAGAAGCCCTGCCTGAGCTGAAAGGCATTATTGAATCTGTGGTGACAGTGGAGGATGACTTCATCACAGTGGTGCAGACAACAGTTGATGAGGGTGAATCTGCCTCTCACAGCGTGCGCTTTGCTGCCACTCAGCAGGAAGACATTGAAACAGGAGACTCCcaggctgaggaggagctggatgtTGAAGAAGTGGAGATTGAGCCCAAGGAAGGCTCCCGAGAGGCTCCTGCTTCaccccagagagaagaaatcCTGCTCACTAACTACAAAACAGAGACGTGTGATGATTACAAAGATGAAACAACAATTGATGACTCCATCATGGACACAGACAGTCTCTGGGCAGACACTCAAG ATGATGATAGGAGCATCATGACTGAACAGTTAGAGACTGTTCCTAaagaggagaaagcagaaagagaatTGAGAAGATCATCTCTTGATAAGcataaaaaagagaaaccttTTAAAACTGGGAGAGGCAGGATTTCTActcctgaaaggaaaatagCTAAAAAGGAACCTAGCACACTCTCCAGAGATgaagtgagaaggaaaaaag CAGTGTATAAGAAAGCTGAACTTGCTAAAAAAACTGAAGTTCAGGGCCACTCTCCctccaggaaaataattttaaaacctgCTATCAAATATACTAGACCAACTCATCTCTCCTGTGTTAAACGGAAGCAGACAG CAGGTGGTGAAACAAACCAGGCTCCTGCTGTATTTaaacaagcaaaggaaaaactcTCA GATGGAGTAAGCAAGAGCCCCGAGAAGCGTTCATCTCTGCCAAGGCCttcctccatcctccctcctcGGCGAGGTGTTTCaggagacagagacagagaggAGAACTCCCTGTCCCTCACATCTTCGCTCTCCTCCTCAGTACGACGGACTACCC GATCAGAGCCAATTCGTAGCAGAACGGGAAAAAGTGGAACTTCTACCCCCACTACTCCTGGCTCCACTGCCATCACTCCAGGGACACCACCAAGCTATGCCTCCCGTACCCCAGGCACTCCAGGGACACCCAGTTACTCCAGAACTCCCCACActcctgggacccccaaatctgCAATACTGGTACCTACTGAGAAAAAAGTTGCCATAATTCGCACTCCTCCTAAATCTCCAGCCACTCCAAAGCAGCTACGAGTTATTAATCAGCCTCTACCTGACCTCAAGAATGTCAGGTCCAAAATTGGGTCAACAGATAATATCAAATACCAGCCTAAAGGAGGGCAG GTTAGGATTTTAAACAAGAAGATCGATTTTAGCGATATTCAGTCCCGGTGTGGTTCCAGAGATAACATCAAACATTCTGCGGGGGGAGGAAAT GTACAAATTGTAACCAAGAAGATTGACTTGAGTCATGTGACTTCTAAGTGTGGCTCGCTCAAGAATATCCACCACAAACCAG GAGGTGGGCGTGTGAAAATTGAGAGTGTGAAACTGgatttcaaagaaaaagctCAGGCTAAAGTTGGTTCACTGGAAAATGCCCACCATGTACCTGGTGGTGGTAACGTCAAG aTTGACAGCCAGAAGCTGAACTTCAGAGAGCACGCCAAGGCCCGTGTTGACCACGGGGCTGAGATCATCACGCAGTCACCGGGCAGGTCCAGCATGGCCTCGCCACGCAGACTCAGCAACGTCTCATCCTCCGGAAGCATCAACCTGCTTGAATCACCCCAGCTTGCTACCCTTGCTGAAGATGTCACAGCAGCCCTTGCCAAGCAGGGGTTATGA
- the MAP2 gene encoding microtubule-associated protein 2 isoform X1 — MAEDRKDEAKAPHWTSGQLTEASSHPHSPEMKDQGGASAGLVRSANGFPYREEEELRLGSHEQPGTYAQTKENGINGELSSGSRETAEEVSARIVQVVTAEAVAVLKGEQEKEAQHKDQPGSLPLAVEESANLPPSPPPSPASEQTGVLEEDLLAATKMEFRVQEGTCPFAAEPLDTKQRESGKDSKTVEQPKYDALVPQSAKTETTDEKDSESKDKVLSPPSEWMLKTDSQMKGEASFAEPAAKPPAPQEQEHLSSQLPEVSRAEERTAGVPSSTNQVMGIKFEDNLKDIQGGAISYGESSLLLPEPKAEAAKSELPSGPSPALPQELSLKDSFKTHQEPTDQLFAKDLSKDEQIHRDRTLSLQEVSAVTVDGLKTPSTPKIPPWGEEKDLTKDESDEEERYDFYDKGEAQLLDERKMTTKSEVKTPPPDKTDIEKDGEAKKLPDTLKAEKETDQSGLSAADVKKEVQQSTQVPPAKLSHELSHEKTAEHPDTAQLSRVTEKAPEAPGLTTEKTPTLEASQEKDVKKDTEEDKASLAAPHQMKEEEDQSGMSKYFETSALKEEAFKADGLKQSSDYYELSDTKESKYEPYQRGPLIPEDEEEEEEEELNQQQNVHAREMGYSTLAQSYTPDTSEEPSSPTERMFTIDPKVYGDKRELHSKNKDDLTLSRSLGLGGRSAIEQRSMSINLPMSCLDSIALGFSFGRAHDLSPLASDILTNTSGSMDEGDDYLPATTPAVEKAPCFPIESREEDEHTEEEKVTVEEKVQPETLAEPSFQAKDYYKNGAVLAPDLPEMLDLAGTRSRLASVSADAEVAQKKPVPADTVVEDSSTTLPPVTNENHVILKAESQLEDLGYCVFNKYTVPLPSPVQDSENLTSETCPFYEGTDEKLRRGLAPDLSLIEVKLAAAEKSKEDFLSERDLGQHGESTLVRNFEEEKKEKLDTVLEKSEDQVDSKEVCPIKGAEPEKTRAEAVLERKEESVASKVHLPADTMYDRISSSEIAIEKDSICLLLEKEKTLSVVHEIAEIADIELEPPIKPDYNAIKHDMEVAARRADQEYQSKLDTKISEVVSLPSGKDKTSLKKAEPEPKDAQQKEETIFSREAKDADVLSKTEPSYAKDSTKLSEIEIKEKVTKPDLVHQEAVDKEESYESSGEHDQAQESLNGESVKPEDVKAEQPKPPVSGEEMPTQLPAKGASVEPLLPKAEPLQEEPAEIQMESIPQLIEGAEETLDRAVKPTETQKLLPCELAAGALKEEEYEEEEVEAGQEAKEEDKQHLASEMPPEFGEPAAEEMGAKGSPEALPELKGIIESVVTVEDDFITVVQTTVDEGESASHSVRFAATQQEDIETGDSQAEEELDVEEVEIEPKEGSREAPASPQREEILLTNYKTETCDDYKDETTIDDSIMDTDSLWADTQDDDRSIMTEQLETVPKEEKAERELRRSSLDKHKKEKPFKTGRGRISTPERKIAKKEPSTLSRDEVRRKKAVYKKAELAKKTEVQGHSPSRKIILKPAIKYTRPTHLSCVKRKQTAAGGETNQAPAVFKQAKEKLSDGVSKSPEKRSSLPRPSSILPPRRGVSGDRDREENSLSLTSSLSSSVRRTTRSEPIRSRTGKSGTSTPTTPGSTAITPGTPPSYASRTPGTPGTPSYSRTPHTPGTPKSAILVPTEKKVAIIRTPPKSPATPKQLRVINQPLPDLKNVRSKIGSTDNIKYQPKGGQVRILNKKIDFSDIQSRCGSRDNIKHSAGGGNVQIVTKKIDLSHVTSKCGSLKNIHHKPGGGRVKIESVKLDFKEKAQAKVGSLENAHHVPGGGNVKIDSQKLNFREHAKARVDHGAEIITQSPGRSSMASPRRLSNVSSSGSINLLESPQLATLAEDVTAALAKQGL, encoded by the exons ATTTACTTGCAGCCACGAAGATGGAATTCCGTGTCCAGGAGGGCACATGCCCTTTTGCAGCAGAACCATTAGACACAAAGCAACGTGAATCTGGGAAGGACAGTAAGACTGTTGAGCAGCCTAAATATGATGCCTTAGTTCCACAGTCAGCAAAAACAGAGACTACAGATGAAAAGGATTCAGAGAGCAAAGACAAAGTGCTTTCACCTCCATCAGAATGGATGTTGAAAACTGATTCACAGATGAAAGGGGAAGCCAGTTTTGCAGAACCTGCTGCTAAGCCTCCTGCTCCTCAAGAACAAGAGCACTTGTCATCTCAGCTGCCTGAAGTGAGCAGGGCGGAAGAAAGGACTGCAGGTGTGCCCTCATCAACCAACCAAGTTATGGGAATCAAATTTGAAGACAACCTCAAAGATATCCAGGGTGGTGCCATCAGCTATGGGGAAAGTTCTCTATTGCTACCAGAACCCAAGGCAGAAGCAGCCAAAAGTGAACTTCCTTCAGGCccatctcctgctctcccccagGAGCTTTCACTCAAAGACAGTTTCAAAACACATCAGGAACCTACTGACCAACTGTTTGCCAAAGATCTCAGTAAAGATGAACAGATCCACAGAGACAGGACATTATCTCTCCAGGAAGTCTCAGCAGTAACTGTAGATGGATTGAAAACTCcaagcaccccaaaaatccctccatggggagaggaaaaggactTGACTAAGGATGAGAGTGATGAGGAAGAAAGGTACGACTTCTATGATAAAGGGGAGGCTCAGCTATTAGATGAGCGTAAAATGACCACAAAATCAGAAGTTAAGACACCTCCCCCAGACAAAACAGACATTGAAAAGGATGGTGAAGCTAAAAAATTACCTGATACtctcaaagcagaaaaagaaacagaccaaagtgggctctcagcagcagaTGTGAAAAAGGAGGTGCAGCAAAGCACACAGGTACCCCCAGCTAAGTTAAGCCATGAACTGAGTCATGAGAAAACAGCAGAGCACCCTGATACCGCTCAGTTATCCAGAGTAACAGAGAAAGCCCCTGAGGCACCAGGTTTAACCACTGAGAAGACTCCTACTCTAGAAGCTTCTCAAGAGAAAGATGTTAAAAAAGATACTGAGGAGGATAAGGCAAGTCTTGCTGCTCCTCATCAAatgaaggaagaggaggatcaGTCAGGAATGTCAAAGTATTTTGAAACCTCTGCTCTGAAAGAGGAAGCCTTCAAAGCAGATGGTCTGAAACAAAGCAGTGATTACTATGAGCTAAGTGACACTAAAGAGAGTAAATATGAGCCTTATCAGAGAGGTCCTCTAATACCTgaagatgaagaggaggaggaagaggaagaattaAATCAGCAGCAGAATGTGCATGCTCGTGAAATGGGGTACAGTACCCTGGCTCAGAGCTATACACCAGACACATCTGAAGAACCCAGTTCTCCAACAGAAAGAATGTTCACTATTGACCCCAAAGTCTATGGGGATAAGAGAGAACTtcacagtaaaaataaagatgaCCTAACTCTGAGCAGGAGCTTGGGACTTGGGGGAAGATCTGCCATTGAACAGAGAAGTATGTCTATTAACTTGCCCATGTCCTGTCTGGATTCAATAGCCCTAGGATTTAGTTTTGGTCGTGCACACGATCTTTCTCCCCTCGCTTCAGATATTCTAACTAACACTAGTGGAAGTATGGATGAAGGTGATGACTACTTGCCAGCAACCACACCAGCAGTGGAGAAGGCCCCCTGCTTCCCCATTGAAAGTAGAGAGGAGGATGAGcacacagaagaagaaaaagtgacGGTagaagaaaaagtccagcctgAGACCTTGGCTGAACCATCTTTCCAGGCCAAAGATTACTACAAAAATGGGGCTGTCCTGGCTCCTGACCTGCCTGAAATGTTAGACTTGGCAGGGACAAGATCTAGATTAGCCTCTGTGAGTGCAGATGCTGAGGTGGCACAGAAGAAGCCAGTTCCTGCTGACACTGTTGTGGAAGACAGCAGCACAACCCTGCCACCTGTGACAAATGAAAACCATGTAATTCTGAAAGCTGAAAGCCAGCTGGAAGACTTGGGCTACTGTGTTTTCAATAAGTACACAGTACCACTCCCCTCCCCAGTTCAGGACAGTGAGAATTTAACAAGTGAAACCTGTCCCTTCTACGAAGGCACAGACGAAAAACTGAGACGTGGCCTTGCTCCTGACTTGTCTTTAATAGAAGTgaagctggcagctgctgaaaaatcaaaagaagACTTCCTCAGTGAAAGAGATTTAGGTCAGCATGGTGAGTCCACTCTGGTGAGGAACtttgaagaggagaaaaaagagaaactggATACTGTGCTAGAAAAAAGTGAAGATCAAGTTGACTCTAAAGAGGTCTGTCCCATTAAAGGAGCAGAACCAGAGAAGACAAGAGCTGAGGCAGTgttagaaaggaaagaagaaagtgtGGCTAGTAAAGTTCATTTACCTGCTGACACAATGTATGACAGAATTTCTTCTTCAGAGATAGCAATAGAAAAGGATTCTATTTGTTTGTTGTTGGAGAAGGAGAAGACTCTTAGTGTTGTTCATGAAATAGCTGAGATAGCTGATATAGAACTAGAGCCTCCAATTAAACCAGATTACAATGCTATTAAGCATGATATGGAGGTAGCTGCAAGGAGAGCTGACCAAGAATATCAGAGTAAGTTAGACACTAAGATCAGTGAGGTTGTTTCTCTTCCATCAGGGAAGGACAAAACCTCTCTTAAAAAAGCGGAGCCTGAACCCAAAGACGCTCAGCAGAAAGAAGAGACCATCTTCTCCAGAGAAGCAAAGGATGCAGATGTACTTTCCAAGACTGAGCCTAGTTATGCAAAGGACAGCACCAAACTGtcagaaatagaaattaaagaaaaagtaacTAAGCCGGATCTGGTACATCAAGAGGCAGTTGATAAGGAGGAATCTTATGAATCTAGTGGAGAGCATGATCAAGCCCAAGAAAGTTTAAATGGAGAATCTGTGAAACCAGAGGATGTCAAAGCAGAACAACCAAAACCTCCCGTGTCTGGGGAAGAGATGCCTACACAGCTACCAGCTAAGGGGGCTTCTGTGGAGCCCCTCTTGCCAAAAGCTGAGCCTCTCCAGGAGGAGCCTGCTGAGATTCAGATGGAGAGCATACCACAACTCATAGAAGGAGCTGAAGAGACTCTTGATAGAGCTGTGAAACCTACAGAAACCCaaaagctgctgccatgtgaactggcagctggagctctgaaagaggaagaatatgaggaagaagaggtggaAGCAGGGcaagaagcaaaagaagaggATAAACAGCATCTTGCATCAGAAATGCCCCCAGAGTTTGGTGAGcctgctgcagaggaaatgGGAGCCAAGGGTAGCCCAGAAGCCCTGCCTGAGCTGAAAGGCATTATTGAATCTGTGGTGACAGTGGAGGATGACTTCATCACAGTGGTGCAGACAACAGTTGATGAGGGTGAATCTGCCTCTCACAGCGTGCGCTTTGCTGCCACTCAGCAGGAAGACATTGAAACAGGAGACTCCcaggctgaggaggagctggatgtTGAAGAAGTGGAGATTGAGCCCAAGGAAGGCTCCCGAGAGGCTCCTGCTTCaccccagagagaagaaatcCTGCTCACTAACTACAAAACAGAGACGTGTGATGATTACAAAGATGAAACAACAATTGATGACTCCATCATGGACACAGACAGTCTCTGGGCAGACACTCAAG ATGATGATAGGAGCATCATGACTGAACAGTTAGAGACTGTTCCTAaagaggagaaagcagaaagagaatTGAGAAGATCATCTCTTGATAAGcataaaaaagagaaaccttTTAAAACTGGGAGAGGCAGGATTTCTActcctgaaaggaaaatagCTAAAAAGGAACCTAGCACACTCTCCAGAGATgaagtgagaaggaaaaaag CAGTGTATAAGAAAGCTGAACTTGCTAAAAAAACTGAAGTTCAGGGCCACTCTCCctccaggaaaataattttaaaacctgCTATCAAATATACTAGACCAACTCATCTCTCCTGTGTTAAACGGAAGCAGACAG CAGCAGGTGGTGAAACAAACCAGGCTCCTGCTGTATTTaaacaagcaaaggaaaaactcTCA GATGGAGTAAGCAAGAGCCCCGAGAAGCGTTCATCTCTGCCAAGGCCttcctccatcctccctcctcGGCGAGGTGTTTCaggagacagagacagagaggAGAACTCCCTGTCCCTCACATCTTCGCTCTCCTCCTCAGTACGACGGACTACCC GATCAGAGCCAATTCGTAGCAGAACGGGAAAAAGTGGAACTTCTACCCCCACTACTCCTGGCTCCACTGCCATCACTCCAGGGACACCACCAAGCTATGCCTCCCGTACCCCAGGCACTCCAGGGACACCCAGTTACTCCAGAACTCCCCACActcctgggacccccaaatctgCAATACTGGTACCTACTGAGAAAAAAGTTGCCATAATTCGCACTCCTCCTAAATCTCCAGCCACTCCAAAGCAGCTACGAGTTATTAATCAGCCTCTACCTGACCTCAAGAATGTCAGGTCCAAAATTGGGTCAACAGATAATATCAAATACCAGCCTAAAGGAGGGCAG GTTAGGATTTTAAACAAGAAGATCGATTTTAGCGATATTCAGTCCCGGTGTGGTTCCAGAGATAACATCAAACATTCTGCGGGGGGAGGAAAT GTACAAATTGTAACCAAGAAGATTGACTTGAGTCATGTGACTTCTAAGTGTGGCTCGCTCAAGAATATCCACCACAAACCAG GAGGTGGGCGTGTGAAAATTGAGAGTGTGAAACTGgatttcaaagaaaaagctCAGGCTAAAGTTGGTTCACTGGAAAATGCCCACCATGTACCTGGTGGTGGTAACGTCAAG aTTGACAGCCAGAAGCTGAACTTCAGAGAGCACGCCAAGGCCCGTGTTGACCACGGGGCTGAGATCATCACGCAGTCACCGGGCAGGTCCAGCATGGCCTCGCCACGCAGACTCAGCAACGTCTCATCCTCCGGAAGCATCAACCTGCTTGAATCACCCCAGCTTGCTACCCTTGCTGAAGATGTCACAGCAGCCCTTGCCAAGCAGGGGTTATGA